AGTAGTCCATGTCCGGCGGCGTCAATAGGATGAGGCCGGGAGCGACGATGAACGCGAGGACGATCATTCCGACGAGTACCCAGCCTCGGCGGCCGAATTCCCGGTCGCCCGCCTCGGGGTGAACCGGTCGCTCGAGCCAGGCGTCGTCGTTCGAGTCGTCCTCGGCGTCCGCGCTCGCCTTCCGGTTGTCCGCGGGACGCCCCTCCCCGTCGAACGCGCTCGGGTCGTGGACGTAGCCGCCGTCGTCGCTCGAGGTCACGTCCGAGTGTTTCGAGCGCGTCCGCATAGCCCTCACGGTTCTCGTTTGCACGTCAGGGCCCGTCTTCGACGTTCTCGACCGTCCATCACGGCCCGTCTTCGATTATTCGACTTCGCTGTCCGGCCGGACGACGACCTTCCCGAACCCCTCGCGGTTCTCGAGGAGGGCGTGGGCACGGTCGGTCTCGCTCATCGGGAGCACCTCGCGGACGGCGGGTTCGAACGTGCCGTCCCAGACGAGTTCCATCACGTCGTCGACCTGGCCAGGGGTCGCCATTGTCGACCCCAGGATCGTGAGCTGGTTCCAGAAGATGCGGGGGATGTCGGTCTCGGGATTCGGTCCCGCGGTGCCGCCGCAGGTGACCAGGCGGCCACCCTTCGCGAGACTCCGGATGGAATCGCGCCAGGTGCCGGCGCCGATGTAGTCGACGACGACATCGACGCCGCGCTTGCCGGTCTCGGCGCGCACCCAGTCGGCGAAGTTCTCCTCCTCGTAGTCGACGACGTGGTCGGCGCCGTGGGCCTCGGCGTAGCGCAGTTTCTCCTCGCTACTGCCCGTGGCATACACCTCCGCACCCGCGTGGGCGGCGATCTGGAGGGCCGCGTGGCCGACGCCGCCGCTGGCTCCCAGGACGAGGACGGACTCGCCCGCCGAGAGGTCCGCGCGGTCGATCAACATGCGCCAGGCGGTCTGGAAGACGAGGGTGGTCGACCCCGCGGTCACCCAGTCGACGCCTTCAGGAACCGGGATCAGGTTGTCCTGGGGGACGGCGGCGTACTCGGCGTGGACGCCGGGGACGTGCTCGCCGATGACGTGGTAGGAGACACAGAGCGGGTACTCCCCGCGGCGACAGAACTCGCACTCGCCACAGGAGACGCCCGCGGAGAGGGCGACGCGATCGCCCTCCTCGAACCGGGTGACGGCCTCGCCGGTGTCGACGACGACGCCCGCCGCGTCGCTGCCGGGGACGTGTGGCATCTCGAGGTCGAGTCCGGGAAGCCCGCGTCGCGTCCAGACGTCGAGGTGGTTGAGCGCGCCCGCCTTCACGTCGACGAGCACGTCCTCGGGGCCGACCTCGGGGTCGGGAACCTCGGCGTACTCGATCACGTCGGTGTCTCCGTGGCCGGTGAAGGTGACAGCCTGCATACCGGGGCCAACGCGAGAATCCGTGAAAAGTTGTTCGTCACCGGCGGCGCTCGCTTCCTCTCTCAACGGCCGCCGCCGGGACGCTCCGTTCCACGATGTGAGACGAACAGCGTCTCTCGAGGCAGCGACACTCGTTCGACGGGCACCAGCGGCGGGTCGCCGCCCAGCGTCGTAAACAGGAAGTCGGCGTCGACCGTGCGGGCGACCTCGAGCGCCGGCCGGTGCAGTTCCGGTGGGAGGTTCAGCGCGTAGATGGCGTCGGCGTCGGCGTAGGTCTCGAGGTCGGGATCAGTGACGTCGTCGATCACGAACTGCACTCCCTCTGGGGTCTCGCGCGGGTGAACGTCCGTCGTGACGACCGCACACCCGGCCTCGACGAGCGCCTCGGCGACCGCCGTGCGCCGTCCGATGCCGACCTCGAGCAGGCGCTCGTATGCCTGGAGTTCCCCCACGAGCGCGTCCCGATTCTGGGACCGGTCTTCGTCACGGTCCCGGTGAAAGCGTACCACGGCGGGACGTTTATGCTGGGGGGCGCCATAGACGTTGCCATGCTCGTCGACATCGTGCCGGTCGGGTCCGTTCCCGCGAACGTCAAGCGGGAGGCCTCCGCGGCGCTCCGGTCGGTCTACGACTGCGACGTCACGGTCAACGATGCCCAGTCGATCCCGAACGGTGCGTACGACTCCGGGCGCAACCAGTACTGCGCCGAGACGTTCATCCAGCTGGCCGAGCGCGTCGGCCGAGGCGACAAGAACATCGCCGTCACCCCCCACGACCTCTTCTACCGCCGGCGCAACTACGTCTTCGGCCTCGCCTACCTCGACGGGAGCGGCAGCGTCGTCTCGACCTATCGTCTGCAGACCTCGAGCGACGGCGGCTTCTCGAACAAGAGCGCGAGCGACATCTTCCAGGACCGCATCCGCAAGGAGATCGTCCACGAAATCGGCCACACCTACGGGCTCGAGCACTGTGACAACCAGCGCTGTGTGATGAATTTCTCGCCCACAGTTCGGGAGGTCGACATCAAGGAAGAACACCTCTGTGGGAGCTGTCAGCGGCTGATCGGCTGATTCCGTCTCGCCCACGAGTGTGCCTTCAGCGTAACCGGTGAATCCCCGGCGTAACCAGTGAATCAGTACACCCGCAGGGCAACAGCCAGGAACAGGCTTATCTTTCTCTCGACCGTACACTCACGCATGGTGAAAGATAGACTCGTCCGTGCCATGAGCCGCGCACGCTACGCCGCGATGGGCGCCGCCGTTGGCGCCTTCCTGGGTGGACTACTGGGCAAACAGACCGCGAGCACCGGGGCCGCCCTTGGTGCCCTCGTAGGCGCGACCTTCGGCGAACACCGCCCGACCGTCCAGTCGCGCTTCGACGACCTGAAATCCGGCAGTGGGCCCAACGTTAGCGGACTGCGGTCTCGAGGCAGCGACGCCGAAGAGTAGCGAGACGAACGAGAGACGGACGTACGATCGGAGACGGCTTTTTTGGTTGACCCTCGTCGCGAGCCAACGCAATAGCGACTGCTGAGTGCCTCGACCTCGAGCGTGAAATTCGAATCGCGAAGAAACCAGACGGCGCAGATCAGGGTGCGTAGTAGTACTCGCCCTCGCGCTTCTGTTGCCTGTCGAGCTGGGAGTCCGGCTTGTTGATCCGCGGACGCGAGGTCCGCTCGTCCCGGCGGAACGTCACCTCGAGGTTCGCCAGGAACTCGTTCATGCCGCCGCGCATCGACTGAGGCGTCCCAGCGCGGCCGTGGACGGCCGGTTCGCCGTCGAAGACCATCAGGCGGTCGGCCAGCAGGTCGATCATGTAGATGTCGTGGTCGATGACCAGGACGGTGGCGTCTTGCTGTTCGGCGTAGCGACGGATCGCTCGCGTGGCCTGGACTCGCTGCTCGACGTCGAGGTGGGCCGAGGGCTCGTCCAGCAGGTACAGATCCGCCGAATCCGAGAGGCAGGCCGCGATGGCCACCCGCTGGCGCTCCCCGCCGGAGAGGTCCGAGAGGCTCTGTTCCATGATCCGCTCGAGCTGGAGCGGCCCCGCGATTTCGGTGTTCCAGTACGAGGAACCGAACTGGTCGGTGATCGAGGCGAGGAACGCGTCGACGCGCATCGGCTGGTCGATGGTAACGTACTGCGGTTTGTAGGAGATTTCGAGGTCCAGGTCGGCCTCACCTTCGTCGGTCTCGAGCGCACCGGTCAACAGCTTCGCGAAGGTCGACTTCCCGATGCCGTTCGGCCCGACGACGCCGAGCACCTCGTTCTTCCGAATTTCGCCGCCCTCGACCTCGAGGGAGAACTCGCCGTCGCCGTAGGACTTGACGAGGTCGGGATACTCGACGAGTGTATCCCCGCGGGTGGCGCTCCGGGGGGCGTGTTCCTCGAACTCGATCGGGTTCGGCCGGATCCGCATGTTCTCGTTCTCGAGGTAGCCTGCGAGGTACTCGTTGATGCCGTTGCGGACCGACTTGGGCGTTGTGATGACACCGTAGGCGCCGGGCTCACCGTAGGCGACGTGGAGGGTGTCGGCGAGCAAGTCGAGGACGGCGAGGTCGTGTTCGACCACGAGCATCGACTTTCCTTCCTCCTCCGCGAGTTCGCGGATCAGACGGGCCGCGGTGACCCGCTGACCGATGTCCAGGTAGGGCGTAATCTCGTCGAGGAAGTAGAAGTCCGTGTCGCGGGCGAGCGTCGCTGCGAGCGCCACGCGCTGGAGTTCCCCGCCGGAGAGGTCGTCGATCGACTGGTCCATCACCGGACCGATCGACAGCCGTTCGACGAGGTACTCGAGGGCGTCGCGCTCGTTCGTCCGCTCGAGCAGTTCGCGGGTGTTGCCGTCGAACTGGTTCGGAATCTGGTCGACGTACTGGGGTTTTCGCGCGACCGAGAGGTCGCCGTCGCGGACGGCCTCGAGGTAGTCCTGGATCTCGGTGCCGCGGTAAGCCTCGAGTACGTCGTCCCAGTTCGGCGGGTCCTCGAAGCGCCCGAGGTTGGGTTCGAGTTCGCCCGCCAGGATGCGGACGGCAGTGGTCTTCCCGATGCCGTTCGGTCCGAGGATACCCGTTACCCTCCCCTCTTGTGGCGCCGGGAGGCCGTACAGCGAGAAGGCGTTCTCGCCGTAGCGGTGGGCGGGGTCGTCCTGGAGTTCCTGTGGCAGGTTGATGATCTCGATGGCGTCGAAGGGGCACTTCTCGACGCAGATGCCGCAGGTTTCGCCCAGACAGATCTCTTCGGAGATGCGGATCTGTTCGGGCTGGCCTTCGTCAGCGTCTTCGCCGCGGAGCGTGATACACTCCTTGCCGGTGCGGTTGGGCGGGCAGTAGTTTTTACACTCGTAGTTACACCGGTCGGGCTGGCACCGATCGAGGTCGACGACGGCGATACTGTCTTTGGCCATGTTAGAAGCTCGCGCCGGTGCTCAGGACGATTCCCCAGGTGATGTACCAGAACGAGAAGGTCATCAGCCCGATGAACAGGACGTGCTTGGGTCCGAACTCCTCGCTGTCGTAGAGACCGGTCGCGGGCAGGGCGATGATCTGCAGGGCGATGAGCCCGAAGACGAGGAGGTAGGTGAGCGGTTCGGTCGCCGCGGCGTTGACGGTTTCCCCGGCAGTGAGTATCGAGGAGCCGATGGCGGCGCCAACCCCGGCGAGACAGGCGACGGCTGTCACGCCGATCGAGCGAATGTGCTCGCGTCGATCGCTCATTGTTGCGGTTGACATACTACTGAGTCTGTTTTGGGCGTTCAAAAGCCGTTCGCATTGTTCGGCCCTGCATGAGCAAGCACAACCGCTCACGTATTTTAATTCTCTTTCCGCAGTGACGGTCAGTCCAGATTACGGCTCGCAGTTCGTCAATCCATCGTCACAGGAGATGGTGACGGTTACGCTATCGGACTCGCCGCTCTTGTCGTAAAACGTCATATCGATCTCTGCGCCATCCATTGAAACCTCTTCGTCGCTCTCGTTGACGAACGCGTCGATCGTCACGGTGGCAAGATCCCCCTTCTCGAGGGTAACTCGTTTCCCATTTCCGTTGCCAAACTCGACGATCTGATCTCTAATCTCCCAGGGACTAGCGGATGCCGCTTCGGTATTCCCGACTCCGCCATTGACGATTACTTCTCCTGCTTGCCCTTCTTGCGAAATCTCGGTTGCTGCTGTAGATGTCCTGGTAACCGAGACTTCTGTAATGTCGATTTTACCGCCGGTGTTGTTGATCGAAAATTCGACGACGCCTCCCTGAACGAAGTCGACGCTGGTAACCTCCAGCCCCGGTGGACCGTTCTTTCCGCCTCCGCCGCCAGGACAGTTCACGTCGATTTCTGCACTTGTAGTCCGCTCGAGTTCGATTTTCACGCTGCTTGAGGCCGTCAGTTGTACGGTGACCGTTCCTTGTCCTTTGAATTCTGACGTTCCGCACGTCACGACGACGGTGTAGTCACTGTTGGTGCCGTCGGTTTTGACGTGGGCCTCGAGATCTGTATTTTGTCCGTTGAAGCTGACGATATCGGCGTTGACGTCGGCGTCGGACGCACTGAACAGCCCTGTGCTGTCGTTAACGTAAAAAATCTCGCCGCGCTGATTACCGGAGGGAGACACGTTTGCGCTTCTGTTTCCCGAGTTATCGATGATACCGAGTAATCCGTTGGGATCCGATGCCGTACTTACGGAGACCCCACGGTCAGCGCTGAGTGTGGAAAACCCGAACACTGGCCCGGCCAGTAATATCACCCCGACGACGACGAAGAGGACTGCGAGTTTGCTAACGGCGTTCATGGCTATTGCGGGCGTTCCCCTTCACCTAGGCGGTTCCGCCGGTTCTCGAGTACGTGCACCACCGCCGACACGGCGAACAGACCGACGACGGCGGTCGACCAACCCAGCGTCGGCACTGCCTCGGTTGGGATGATCTCGAGCCAGAGCCCGGCCATCACCGCAGCAGCGACTGCCGAGAGACCGAGGTAGTAGACGCCCCAGGGGATCGAATCGCCGGGAACGATGTCCAGGTACACCTCGAGCTGCTCGGCTTCCTCCGTGAGTTCGATCGCTCGAGCGTCGAACTTGACCATTCCCGCGCGCTCGAGTGCTGGGAGGTGCGTTTGTTGAAGCGACGTGTACACTCGCTTACGTTCGGCGGAGGTGAGTCCCTGTATCTCTTTCTCGAGTTCCCAGGCGGCGACCTGTTCGGCCAGCGCACCGAGTTCGACGGTTTTGTCAGTCTGCTTGAGGTGGTGGATCGCGTACCGTCGACGGTGATTGCTTAGGAGGTCGAAAATCTCGCCTCGACTGGGGCCGGTGGCGTTCCCGCCGCTCTCAGCCGTTTTAGCGTCGTTCTCGCCTACCTGCTCGGTAATCGTCGACATTGGCCCCCCGAAATCTATCTAGAATTACTGAACTAAGGCTACATAACGTTTGTTGCCGTTGCACGTAGATCTAAACTGGTTTCAAGGGCGAGTTCCCCGCGTCACCGGACGCGGGGGTGAAGTCCGACACTCCGCTTAATGTTCAGTCTGTTCGATGTACCGCTGAACAACTTCCTCCGATACTGCCCCGGTAGTCCCAACATAGTATCCTACTTTCCAGAATCCGCCACCCCAGAAATACGACTCGCGGATTTCAGGACGCCGTTCGAGAATGTGCTTCCCAGAGTACGACTTGAATTGCCGAGCAACATCAGCCGGGCTGTGTTTTGGGTCGGTCTGGACAAACAAGTGTATGTGGTCGTCCGCAATTTCCAACGCGAGTATCTCGTGTCCGAAGTGGTCGGCTGTCTCCGTGAACAACTCTGTCACCTCGTCATTGACAAGTCCAAGAACGGGGTGTCGGTACTTCGGACACCACACGAAGTGATGCTTACACGAACTAATCGAATATGCATGACTCCTGTAGTCTCCCATCCTAATCCCTACTTTTATTATCATTTGATTCGATAGTCAAGGAATGGGTATCGAACCAGTCACGAAGACCGCACGCACTCGGCTCTGCATAGAGTCTGGTGAGCGGTCGTGGCTCAAAGATGCCCGATTCACTGCACGAGATATCGCCAACGACACACTTCGTCTCAAGCAAGACGGCTACAACAAGACCGAGATTCAACGGGAAGTTGACCGCGATGACTTCCTTCGGAACAACAAGTGTGCGGTCGTCGGGAAAGCCCTGCAAGCGTGGGACTCCTACAAAGAACTCCTCAACTGGTGGTACAACCAAGACGACACAAACGTCGGGAAACCGTCGCCACCAGCCACGGACAAGAAAGGAGCCTACCCGCTCGTCATGGCGCACACCGAAGGCTACCGACTCACCTACAACGACGAGACTGACCGCATTCGGTTCCGTGTAAGTCCGAAACCGTACAAGAAGGTGAAAGGACACCTTCGAGGACGACCGGAAGACCTCAGCCTCATCGAGTCTGCCATAACGGAAGACGAGTGGTCGTTGGGACAGGCCGAACTTCTGTACCGAGATGGCGTGTACTACCTACACGCCACGGTCAAAACAGAGGTCGAAGTGCCTGAACCCGAAAACGCTGACACACTCGTCGGCGTCGATATTAACGAGCGCAACATCGCCCTCACCGCTCTTAACCGTGAGACGATGGAGACGCTCGGAACACTCGTGCATGACTATGGCTCTGTGAAAGCCGAACGCCAACGCTACCACACCATCACGAAGCGCTGTCAAGAACACGGCCAACACTCCATCCATCACCAGCTCGGGGAGAAAGAAGAACGCTACACTGAGTGGGTTCTTCACCGAATGTCTCGGGTTGTGGTGGAGTTCGCCTAACAGTTCCCGAACCCAGTTATCGTATTCGAGGACTTGAGTGGGATTCGAGACGCCATCAAGTACGGTACGTACATGAATCGGCGTCTGCACAAACTCCCGTTCCACAAGTTCGAACAACAGGTTCGCTACAAGGCAATGTGGAATCAGATTCCGTGTGAGACGGTCGAGTTGCCGTACAACTCGAAGTCGTGTTCGTGCTGTGGTCATCGTGGCTACCGCCAAAGTCGGCGGTTCCGCTGCACTAACGATGAGTGTGAGGTTCAGCAAGACCATGCTGACCGGAACGCGAGTGTGAATGTGGCGTGGCGAGCGTGGGCGAAACACGTTGGCGTAGATGTTAAATCGGTTAATTACCGGACTCGCAAAACCCAACCGTTTGTTCGGAAGGTGAGCCTGTCTGGGTCGGGGCGCTCTGTAAACCGCCCATCCTCATCCCGCGAAATCGCTTCGCGTGGAGTGCTTACGACATAGGCTGAGGGAACAAGAAAAGCCACGGGCCACCGCGCCCGTGGTCGTTTACCACAAGTGTGTCTTTGACTCACATGGCGCTCTCTCAGACTGCCGATTTCGGCCGATCAAGGCCGTCTTGAAGCTGCGATTGGTGGCCCAGAACTGCTTCTGGCGACCTAATACAATGGGGGTGGCCTCGAGTGGGTGATGTAATGATCACGTCGGTATCCAGCGACTACGATGCCGGCGCGGATCGAACGGAGACCATACAATGAGACTCAACAGACGCAACGTGCTTGTCGGACTGGGAACGATCGTAGCTGGTGGCGGCGGCGCACTCGCGACGGGTGCGTTTAGTAGTGTGGAAGCGACGCGTGAGGTATCAATCGAGACTGCAGGGGACACGGATGGCGCCTTGATAGGAA
This region of Natronosalvus halobius genomic DNA includes:
- a CDS encoding zinc-binding dehydrogenase; protein product: MQAVTFTGHGDTDVIEYAEVPDPEVGPEDVLVDVKAGALNHLDVWTRRGLPGLDLEMPHVPGSDAAGVVVDTGEAVTRFEEGDRVALSAGVSCGECEFCRRGEYPLCVSYHVIGEHVPGVHAEYAAVPQDNLIPVPEGVDWVTAGSTTLVFQTAWRMLIDRADLSAGESVLVLGASGGVGHAALQIAAHAGAEVYATGSSEEKLRYAEAHGADHVVDYEEENFADWVRAETGKRGVDVVVDYIGAGTWRDSIRSLAKGGRLVTCGGTAGPNPETDIPRIFWNQLTILGSTMATPGQVDDVMELVWDGTFEPAVREVLPMSETDRAHALLENREGFGKVVVRPDSEVE
- a CDS encoding UPF0146 family protein, which gives rise to MVRFHRDRDEDRSQNRDALVGELQAYERLLEVGIGRRTAVAEALVEAGCAVVTTDVHPRETPEGVQFVIDDVTDPDLETYADADAIYALNLPPELHRPALEVARTVDADFLFTTLGGDPPLVPVERVSLPRETLFVSHRGTERPGGGR
- a CDS encoding archaemetzincin family Zn-dependent metalloprotease, with protein sequence MLVDIVPVGSVPANVKREASAALRSVYDCDVTVNDAQSIPNGAYDSGRNQYCAETFIQLAERVGRGDKNIAVTPHDLFYRRRNYVFGLAYLDGSGSVVSTYRLQTSSDGGFSNKSASDIFQDRIRKEIVHEIGHTYGLEHCDNQRCVMNFSPTVREVDIKEEHLCGSCQRLIG
- a CDS encoding YMGG-like glycine zipper-containing protein, whose protein sequence is MVKDRLVRAMSRARYAAMGAAVGAFLGGLLGKQTASTGAALGALVGATFGEHRPTVQSRFDDLKSGSGPNVSGLRSRGSDAEE
- a CDS encoding ribosome biogenesis/translation initiation ATPase RLI — its product is MAKDSIAVVDLDRCQPDRCNYECKNYCPPNRTGKECITLRGEDADEGQPEQIRISEEICLGETCGICVEKCPFDAIEIINLPQELQDDPAHRYGENAFSLYGLPAPQEGRVTGILGPNGIGKTTAVRILAGELEPNLGRFEDPPNWDDVLEAYRGTEIQDYLEAVRDGDLSVARKPQYVDQIPNQFDGNTRELLERTNERDALEYLVERLSIGPVMDQSIDDLSGGELQRVALAATLARDTDFYFLDEITPYLDIGQRVTAARLIRELAEEEGKSMLVVEHDLAVLDLLADTLHVAYGEPGAYGVITTPKSVRNGINEYLAGYLENENMRIRPNPIEFEEHAPRSATRGDTLVEYPDLVKSYGDGEFSLEVEGGEIRKNEVLGVVGPNGIGKSTFAKLLTGALETDEGEADLDLEISYKPQYVTIDQPMRVDAFLASITDQFGSSYWNTEIAGPLQLERIMEQSLSDLSGGERQRVAIAACLSDSADLYLLDEPSAHLDVEQRVQATRAIRRYAEQQDATVLVIDHDIYMIDLLADRLMVFDGEPAVHGRAGTPQSMRGGMNEFLANLEVTFRRDERTSRPRINKPDSQLDRQQKREGEYYYAP
- a CDS encoding DUF7344 domain-containing protein; translated protein: MSTITEQVGENDAKTAESGGNATGPSRGEIFDLLSNHRRRYAIHHLKQTDKTVELGALAEQVAAWELEKEIQGLTSAERKRVYTSLQQTHLPALERAGMVKFDARAIELTEEAEQLEVYLDIVPGDSIPWGVYYLGLSAVAAAVMAGLWLEIIPTEAVPTLGWSTAVVGLFAVSAVVHVLENRRNRLGEGERPQ
- the tnpA gene encoding IS200/IS605 family transposase, with amino-acid sequence MGDYRSHAYSISSCKHHFVWCPKYRHPVLGLVNDEVTELFTETADHFGHEILALEIADDHIHLFVQTDPKHSPADVARQFKSYSGKHILERRPEIRESYFWGGGFWKVGYYVGTTGAVSEEVVQRYIEQTEH